Proteins from one Pseudarthrobacter sp. BIM B-2242 genomic window:
- a CDS encoding carbohydrate ABC transporter permease — MSTTISRTAAVAPARRRRPFNARRAGAWALLLLAIAVSVLPFLWVLRTALSTNSSLASQSASLLPADFTWGAFLRVFGLQSPADAIAEGGSGAAIDFWLYLRNSVIFSSITTAGAVFFSAMAAYAFARLRWRGRNTVFSLFLGTMLVPPIFTALPNFLLIKNLDLLNTMLGMVLPYVFMTPFAIFFLRQFFLNMSREVEEAAMLDGAKHLRIFFQIVLPNAAAPLATLALLTFIGQWNEYFWPLLVGSQDDVRVLQVGLGVFKSQSPQGSPDWSGLMAATLVSALPVLILFAAFGKKIVNSIGFSGIK, encoded by the coding sequence ATGAGCACCACCATCAGCCGCACCGCCGCGGTCGCCCCGGCCCGCCGCCGTCGCCCGTTCAACGCCCGCCGCGCGGGCGCCTGGGCCCTCCTGCTCCTGGCCATCGCCGTCTCCGTCCTGCCGTTCCTGTGGGTCCTGCGCACGGCGCTGTCCACCAACAGTTCGCTCGCCTCACAGTCGGCCAGCCTGCTGCCGGCGGACTTCACCTGGGGCGCCTTCCTGCGGGTCTTCGGGCTCCAGAGCCCGGCGGATGCCATCGCGGAAGGCGGATCGGGGGCAGCCATCGACTTCTGGCTGTACCTGCGCAACTCCGTGATCTTCTCCTCCATCACCACCGCCGGCGCCGTGTTCTTCAGCGCGATGGCTGCCTACGCCTTCGCCCGGCTGCGCTGGCGGGGCCGGAACACGGTCTTCAGCCTGTTCCTGGGCACCATGCTGGTCCCGCCGATCTTCACCGCACTGCCCAACTTCCTGCTGATCAAGAACCTGGACCTGCTCAACACGATGCTCGGCATGGTCCTGCCCTACGTCTTTATGACGCCCTTCGCCATCTTCTTCCTCCGCCAGTTCTTCCTGAACATGTCCCGCGAGGTCGAAGAAGCGGCAATGCTCGACGGCGCCAAGCACCTGCGCATCTTCTTCCAGATTGTGCTTCCCAACGCCGCAGCCCCGCTCGCCACCCTGGCGCTGCTCACCTTCATCGGCCAGTGGAACGAGTACTTCTGGCCCCTGCTGGTGGGCTCCCAGGACGACGTGCGAGTCCTGCAGGTGGGCCTCGGCGTTTTCAAGTCCCAGTCCCCGCAGGGATCCCCGGACTGGTCCGGCCTGATGGCCGCCACCCTGGTCTCGGCCCTGCCCGTCCTCATCCTCTTCGCGGCCTTCGGCAAGAAGATCGTCAACTCCATCGGCTTCTCCGGCATCAAATAA
- a CDS encoding sugar ABC transporter substrate-binding protein: MKKSLGAVAAAAVMALSLSACGGGSSSAESAKGEINYWLWDANQLPAYQQCADDFTKAYPDIAVKITQRGWDDYWSTLTNGFVGGTAPDVFTNHLGRYGELAENKQLLALDEAVEKDNVDVSAYNEGLADLWVGQDGKRYGLPKDWDTIGLFYNKAMLTSAGISEDQMKDLTWNPQDGGTYEDVIAHLTVDKNGKRGDEAGFDKNNVDVYGLGLNGGGDSSGQTEWSYFASTTGWSHTDKNPWGTQYNYDDPKFQASMEWFAGLVSKGYMPKLETTVGASMADTFAAGKSAINAHGSWMVGQYTGYKGIEVGIAPTPVGPEGKRASMFNGLADSIWAGTKKKDASIKWVEYLASAECQDVVASKAVVFPALKASSDKAAEAFKAKGVDVTAFTEHVKNKTTFLYPITDNTAKVKGIMEPAMDAVVSGKAPASSLTQMNEQVNALFK; encoded by the coding sequence ATGAAGAAATCCCTCGGCGCCGTCGCCGCTGCCGCCGTTATGGCGCTGTCCCTGTCCGCCTGCGGCGGTGGCTCCTCCTCCGCAGAATCCGCCAAGGGCGAGATCAACTACTGGCTCTGGGACGCCAACCAGCTTCCCGCCTACCAGCAGTGCGCGGACGATTTCACCAAGGCATACCCGGACATCGCCGTCAAGATCACCCAGCGCGGCTGGGACGACTACTGGAGCACCCTGACCAACGGATTTGTGGGCGGCACCGCCCCGGACGTCTTCACCAACCACCTTGGCCGTTACGGTGAGCTCGCCGAAAACAAGCAGCTGCTGGCCCTCGACGAGGCCGTGGAAAAGGACAACGTGGACGTCTCCGCCTACAACGAGGGCCTCGCTGACCTCTGGGTGGGCCAGGACGGCAAGCGTTACGGCCTGCCGAAGGACTGGGACACCATCGGCCTGTTCTACAACAAGGCCATGCTCACCAGTGCAGGCATCTCAGAGGACCAGATGAAGGACCTCACGTGGAACCCCCAGGACGGCGGCACGTACGAGGACGTCATCGCACACCTGACCGTGGACAAGAACGGCAAGCGCGGGGATGAGGCCGGCTTCGACAAGAACAACGTGGACGTCTACGGGCTCGGACTGAACGGCGGCGGCGATTCCTCAGGCCAGACGGAGTGGAGCTACTTCGCAAGCACCACCGGCTGGTCGCACACGGACAAAAATCCGTGGGGCACACAGTACAACTACGACGACCCGAAGTTCCAGGCCAGCATGGAGTGGTTTGCCGGACTCGTCAGCAAGGGCTACATGCCCAAGCTGGAGACCACTGTTGGCGCGAGCATGGCGGACACCTTCGCCGCAGGCAAGTCGGCCATCAACGCGCACGGTTCGTGGATGGTGGGCCAGTACACCGGCTACAAGGGAATCGAAGTGGGAATCGCTCCCACCCCGGTAGGCCCCGAAGGCAAGCGTGCGTCCATGTTCAACGGCCTGGCGGACTCGATCTGGGCCGGGACCAAAAAGAAGGACGCATCCATCAAGTGGGTGGAGTACCTCGCCTCCGCTGAGTGCCAGGACGTTGTGGCTTCGAAGGCCGTTGTCTTCCCGGCCCTGAAAGCCTCCTCCGACAAAGCCGCCGAAGCCTTCAAGGCCAAGGGTGTGGACGTCACCGCCTTCACCGAACACGTCAAGAACAAGACCACGTTCCTCTACCCCATCACGGACAACACCGCCAAGGTCAAGGGCATCATGGAGCCCGCCATGGACGCTGTGGTTTCGGGCAAGGCACCGGCCAGCTCCCTGACCCAGATGAACGAACAGGTCAACGCGCTTTTCAAGTAG